A portion of the Lolium rigidum isolate FL_2022 chromosome 1, APGP_CSIRO_Lrig_0.1, whole genome shotgun sequence genome contains these proteins:
- the LOC124685409 gene encoding transcription termination factor MTEF1, chloroplastic-like isoform X2, which translates to MIHLRARIISFLLHSPSRHPASRFSPIFALHRNLSAATTSTAATPFAAEDYLVATCGVTRAQALKASKKISHLKSSSKPDAVLAFLSDLGVPRSDITTLVAVDPRFLCASVERTLAPRVTELSELGLSRSQIARLVPLALCSFRSSSLSRNLDFWLSVFGSYDKLLKALRMNSGLLAADLDKVAKPNLALLQQCGLNPSLFSEPFISRVLVRTPQQVQDALAHIDKFGVSQNSRMFLYALVAFTVQSPEKLTDKIQVLETLGWSHDDVLLAVKKMPGILTVSEERLQRNMHFLTKVAGLEISYIAQRPVLLKYSLERRLFPRYRLLKLLNEKGLLDLRKYPWNCYQRRRTRQCAMAVMGVLLCWAGEFKVCHLPLIHCSKFWSTIFL; encoded by the exons ATGATCCATCTCCGAGCGCGCATCATCTCTTTCCTCCTACACTCCCCGTCCCGTCACCCCGCCTCCCGCTTCTCTCCCATCTTCGCCCTTCACCGCAACCTCTCCGCCGCCACCACATCCACTGCAGCAACCCCTTTCGCCGCCGAGGACTACCTCGTCGCCACCTGCGGCGTCACCCGCGCCCAGGCCCTCAAGGCGTCGAAGAAGATCTCCCACCTCAAATCCTCCTCCAAGCCCGACGCCGTCCTCGCCTTCCTCTCCGACCTCGGGGTCCCCCGCTCCGACATCACCACCCTCGTCGCCGTCGACCCGCGCTTCCTCTGCGCCAGCGTGGAGAGGACTCTGGCGCCCCGCGTCACAGAGCTCAGCGAGCTCGGCCTCTCGCGCTCCCAGATCGCGCGCCTCGTCCCGCTCGCCCTCTGCTCCTTCCGCAGCAGCTCCCTCAGCCGCAACCTCGACTTCTGGCTCTCCGTCTTCGGCTCCTACGACAAGCTCCTCAAGGCCCTCCGGATGAACTCCGGCCTCCTCGCCGCCGACCTCGACAAGGTGGCCAAGCCAAATCTGGCCCTCCTCCAGCAGTGCGGGCTAAACCCCTCTCTCTTCTCCGAGCCCTTCATTTCCCGGGTGCTCGTCAGGACCCCGCAGCAGGTCCAGGACGCTCTGGCGCACATTGACAAGTTCGGCGTGTCGCAGAATTCGCGGATGTTCCTCTACGCGCTCGTGGCCTTCACCGTGCAGAGTCCCGAGAAGCTCACCGACAAGATCCAGGTCCTCGAGACGCTTGGCTGGTCGCATGACGATGTGCTTCTGGCTGTGAAGAAGATGCCGGGTATCCTGACCGTGTCCGAGGAgaggctgcagaggaacatgcaTTTCCTGACAAAGGTTGCTGGACTGGAGATATCCTACATCGCTCAAAGGCCGGTGCTGCTCAAGTACAGCCTCGAGCGCCGTCTGTTCCCTCGGTACCGCTTGCTTAAGTTACTCAACGAGAAGGGGCTGCTGGATCTCCG AAAATACCCATGGAATTGCTACCAAAGAAGGAGAACTAGACAATGTGCCATGGCTGTCATGGGTGTATTGCTGTGTTGGGCGGGAGAGTTTAAGGTTTGTCATCTCCCCTTGATTCACTGTTCTAAATTTTGGAGTACAATTTTTCTCTAG
- the LOC124685409 gene encoding transcription termination factor MTEF1, chloroplastic-like isoform X1 — MIHLRARIISFLLHSPSRHPASRFSPIFALHRNLSAATTSTAATPFAAEDYLVATCGVTRAQALKASKKISHLKSSSKPDAVLAFLSDLGVPRSDITTLVAVDPRFLCASVERTLAPRVTELSELGLSRSQIARLVPLALCSFRSSSLSRNLDFWLSVFGSYDKLLKALRMNSGLLAADLDKVAKPNLALLQQCGLNPSLFSEPFISRVLVRTPQQVQDALAHIDKFGVSQNSRMFLYALVAFTVQSPEKLTDKIQVLETLGWSHDDVLLAVKKMPGILTVSEERLQRNMHFLTKVAGLEISYIAQRPVLLKYSLERRLFPRYRLLKLLNEKGLLDLRFDYYAASLSEKKFLAKFVHPYKESLPGLTDVYASTCAQKIPMELLPKKEN, encoded by the coding sequence ATGATCCATCTCCGAGCGCGCATCATCTCTTTCCTCCTACACTCCCCGTCCCGTCACCCCGCCTCCCGCTTCTCTCCCATCTTCGCCCTTCACCGCAACCTCTCCGCCGCCACCACATCCACTGCAGCAACCCCTTTCGCCGCCGAGGACTACCTCGTCGCCACCTGCGGCGTCACCCGCGCCCAGGCCCTCAAGGCGTCGAAGAAGATCTCCCACCTCAAATCCTCCTCCAAGCCCGACGCCGTCCTCGCCTTCCTCTCCGACCTCGGGGTCCCCCGCTCCGACATCACCACCCTCGTCGCCGTCGACCCGCGCTTCCTCTGCGCCAGCGTGGAGAGGACTCTGGCGCCCCGCGTCACAGAGCTCAGCGAGCTCGGCCTCTCGCGCTCCCAGATCGCGCGCCTCGTCCCGCTCGCCCTCTGCTCCTTCCGCAGCAGCTCCCTCAGCCGCAACCTCGACTTCTGGCTCTCCGTCTTCGGCTCCTACGACAAGCTCCTCAAGGCCCTCCGGATGAACTCCGGCCTCCTCGCCGCCGACCTCGACAAGGTGGCCAAGCCAAATCTGGCCCTCCTCCAGCAGTGCGGGCTAAACCCCTCTCTCTTCTCCGAGCCCTTCATTTCCCGGGTGCTCGTCAGGACCCCGCAGCAGGTCCAGGACGCTCTGGCGCACATTGACAAGTTCGGCGTGTCGCAGAATTCGCGGATGTTCCTCTACGCGCTCGTGGCCTTCACCGTGCAGAGTCCCGAGAAGCTCACCGACAAGATCCAGGTCCTCGAGACGCTTGGCTGGTCGCATGACGATGTGCTTCTGGCTGTGAAGAAGATGCCGGGTATCCTGACCGTGTCCGAGGAgaggctgcagaggaacatgcaTTTCCTGACAAAGGTTGCTGGACTGGAGATATCCTACATCGCTCAAAGGCCGGTGCTGCTCAAGTACAGCCTCGAGCGCCGTCTGTTCCCTCGGTACCGCTTGCTTAAGTTACTCAACGAGAAGGGGCTGCTGGATCTCCGGTTCGATTACTATGCTGCCTCGCTATCCGAGAAGAAGTTTCTTGCCAAGTTCGTGCATCCTTACAAGGAGAGTTTACCAGGCCTCACTGATGTTTATGCTTCTACCTGTGCTCAGAAAATACCCATGGAATTGCTACCAAAGAAGGAGAACTAG
- the LOC124674044 gene encoding transcription termination factor MTERF8, chloroplastic-like translates to MLRLQNRLFPLLRNDSASPLLATLHRHLSAAASSSDGSPFSVEDYLTTTCGLTRAQTLKASRFLSHLKSPSNPDAVRDFLSDVGLSSSDIASVVAADPRFLCSSVDETLAPRVAKLLDLGLSPSNIARLILIAAPAVRSCDVASRLQFWIPLFGSFDDFIQAVSGGALGGGALLRRDIDMVVKPNVELLLKCGLTVRDIAKTGLSGTWALVCKPDKLKELVARAEELGVQRGSGQFMYALATVSCVNREKIAARMELLKKTLGCSDGVVQIAIVRHPSILRASEDNLRSTVEFLVTKAGLEPEYIVRRPALISYSLNARLVPRYIVMKILQGKGLLTSDYCSIVVAKEPYFVSRFIDHYKETVPELADVYAAARAGNIPSHLQP, encoded by the coding sequence atgctccGCCTCCAAAATCGGCTGTTCCCTCTCCTCCGCAACGACAGCGCCTCCCCTCTCCTCGCtaccctccaccgccacctctccgccgccgcgtccagCTCCGACGGCTCCCCTTTTTCCGTCGAGGACTACCTCACCACCACCTGCGGCCTCACCCGCGCGCAAACCCTCAAGGCTTCCAGGTTCCTCTCCCACCTCAAGTCCCCCTCCAACCCCGACGCCGTCCGCGACTTCCTCTCGGACGTCGGCCTCTCCAGCTCCGACATCgcctccgtcgtcgccgccgacccGCGCTTCCTCTGCTCCAGCGTGGACGAGACCCTCGCCCCCCGCGTCGCCAAGCTCCTCGACCTCGGGCTATCCCCTTCCAATATCGCGCGCCTCATCTTGATCGCCGCCCCCGCGGTCCGCTCCTGCGACGTCGCCAGCAGGCTCCAGTTCTGGATCCCACTGTTCGGCTCCTTCGACGACTTCATCCAGGCCGTCTCAGGGGGTGCTTTGGGAGGCGGTGCCCTCCTAAGGCGTGACATTGACATGGTGGTTAAGCCCAACGTTGAGCTACTTCTCAAGTGCGGCTTAACTGTTCGTGATATCGCCAAGACTGGCCTCAGTGGGACGTGGGCGCTTGTCTGCAAACCAGACAAGCTCAAGGAGCTGGTTGCACGCGCAGAGGAGCTCGGAGTGCAACGCGGCTCGGGCCAGTTCATGTATGCGCTCGCCACCGTCTCCTGCGTAAACCGAGAGAAGATTGCTGCAAGAATGGAGTTACTGAAGAAGACACTTGGCTGCTCTGATGGAGTGGTGCAAATTGCGATCGTCAGGCACCCAAGCATCTTAAGAGCATCCGAGGACAACCTGCGCAGCACCGTAGAGTTCCTCGTCACCAAGGCCGGTCTCGAGCCAGAGTACATCGTGCGCAGGCCTGCACTCATCAGTTACAGCCTGAATGCGAGGCTGGTGCCTCGGTATATTGTCATGAAGATACTGCAGGGCAAGGGGCTTCTTACTTCTGACTATTGCTCAATTGTTGTTGCGAAGGAGCCGTATTTCGTTTCAAGATTCATCGACCATTACAAGGAGACTGTTCCTGAGCTCGCAGATGTGTATGCTGCAGCTCGTGCAGGAAATATACCCTCTCACCTCCAACCTTGA